From a single Streptomyces misionensis genomic region:
- a CDS encoding SRPBCC family protein, with the protein MSKEFEIAREFEVDVPPERVWAAVTTGTAGYLWPMEAPEPREGGRGPFGSTVVAWDPPHRYASRSEDVGMPTQSLNQLDHTIEPRDGGRRAWVRYVHSGIFTDDWDNQYDGANRHTDFYLHTLREYLTHFAPRPVAFAQVTGPAATATPDALAAAGRALGLPDDAVAGDEVSVRGPGGRTLDAVLDYRDACFIGLRTGSALVRLFGRGRWGAPLGISVHDFAPDADAEANEAAWQDWLNGAFGRS; encoded by the coding sequence ATGAGCAAGGAATTCGAGATCGCCCGCGAGTTCGAGGTCGACGTCCCGCCCGAGCGGGTGTGGGCGGCGGTCACCACCGGCACCGCCGGCTACCTGTGGCCGATGGAGGCGCCCGAGCCGCGCGAGGGCGGCCGGGGGCCGTTCGGCTCGACCGTCGTCGCCTGGGACCCGCCGCACCGCTACGCGAGCCGCAGCGAGGACGTGGGCATGCCCACGCAGTCGCTCAACCAGCTCGACCACACCATCGAACCCCGCGACGGGGGCCGCCGCGCCTGGGTGCGCTACGTCCACAGCGGCATCTTCACCGACGACTGGGACAACCAGTACGACGGCGCGAACCGGCACACCGACTTCTATCTGCACACCCTGCGCGAGTACCTGACGCACTTCGCGCCGCGCCCCGTCGCCTTCGCCCAGGTGACCGGGCCCGCGGCCACCGCCACGCCGGACGCGCTCGCCGCCGCGGGCCGCGCGCTCGGGCTGCCCGACGACGCGGTGGCGGGCGACGAGGTGAGCGTCCGGGGACCCGGCGGGCGGACCCTGGACGCCGTACTGGACTACCGCGACGCCTGCTTCATCGGGCTGCGCACCGGCAGCGCCCTCGTCCGCCTCTTCGGCCGCGGCCGCTGGGGCGCGCCGCTCGGCATCAGCGTGCACGACTTCGCGCCGGACGCCGACGCCGAGGCGAACGAGGCCGCCTGGCAGGACTGGCTGAACGGAGCGTTCGGCCGGTCCTGA
- a CDS encoding ArsR/SmtB family transcription factor, producing MLDVTVIEDPEAAAVSLDPVRARLLAELTAGPASAAMLAAKVGLPRQKVNYHLRALERHGLVELAGERRKGNVTERLMRASAASYVISPAALPAVQPDPDRFRDQLSARWLLALGARLVRDVGALLTGAAKARRQLATYALDGEVRFASAADRAAFVQELTAGVSALVRKYDAPDAEGGRDHRIVVALHPTVKDHPAPEGRAGALS from the coding sequence ATGCTGGATGTGACCGTGATCGAGGACCCCGAGGCCGCGGCCGTGTCGCTGGACCCCGTCCGGGCCCGGCTGCTCGCCGAACTGACCGCCGGACCGGCGTCCGCGGCCATGCTGGCCGCCAAGGTCGGACTGCCCCGGCAGAAGGTGAACTACCACCTCAGGGCGCTGGAGCGGCACGGACTGGTCGAGCTGGCCGGGGAGCGCCGCAAGGGCAACGTCACCGAGCGGCTGATGCGCGCGAGCGCCGCGTCGTACGTCATCTCGCCGGCCGCCCTGCCCGCCGTGCAGCCGGACCCGGACCGCTTCCGGGACCAGCTGTCCGCGCGCTGGCTGCTGGCGCTCGGCGCCCGCCTGGTGCGCGACGTCGGCGCGCTGCTCACCGGCGCCGCCAAGGCCCGCAGGCAGCTCGCGACCTACGCGCTGGACGGCGAAGTGCGCTTCGCCTCCGCCGCCGACCGCGCCGCCTTCGTGCAGGAACTGACGGCGGGCGTGAGCGCCCTGGTGCGCAAGTACGACGCCCCGGACGCCGAGGGCGGCCGGGACCACCGGATCGTCGTCGCCCTCCACCCCACGGTCAAGGACCACCCCGCCCCGGAAGGCCGAGCAGGAGCCCTGTCATGA
- a CDS encoding DUF3618 domain-containing protein codes for MTDRTPHRPGAKGPDELRRQIEQTRSQLGDTVSQLVDRVDVKGRARARAADLRDKAGAMTVQLRSTAAHAGHGAQDRAASAAQAVRGRAAQAGHAVQGTGHALQSRVTGHGGPGADGRPLSDRAVEAGRHVQDRALDAGHRVQDKAAQAGTRAQDKAARAGARVAAPARKASEGLRELPMPVLIVGAAGAIALIAGVLRRGRARRSC; via the coding sequence ATGACCGACAGGACCCCCCACCGTCCGGGCGCCAAGGGCCCCGACGAGCTGCGGCGGCAGATCGAGCAGACCCGAAGCCAACTGGGCGACACCGTCTCCCAGTTGGTGGACCGGGTCGATGTGAAGGGCCGGGCGCGGGCGCGGGCCGCCGACCTGCGGGACAAGGCGGGCGCCATGACCGTGCAGCTGCGCTCCACCGCCGCCCACGCCGGGCACGGCGCCCAGGACCGGGCCGCGAGCGCGGCGCAGGCGGTGCGGGGCCGTGCCGCGCAGGCCGGGCACGCCGTGCAGGGGACCGGGCACGCCCTCCAGTCCCGGGTCACCGGACACGGCGGTCCGGGGGCGGACGGACGGCCCCTGAGCGACCGGGCCGTCGAGGCCGGACGCCATGTTCAGGACAGGGCGCTGGACGCCGGGCACCGGGTCCAGGACAAGGCCGCCCAGGCGGGCACCCGTGCCCAGGACAAGGCCGCCCGGGCCGGTGCCCGGGTCGCCGCACCCGCGCGCAAGGCCTCCGAGGGCCTGCGGGAGCTGCCCATGCCGGTGCTGATCGTGGGCGCCGCCGGCGCGATCGCCCTGATCGCCGGGGTACTGCGCCGGGGCCGCGCGCGCCGCTCCTGCTGA
- a CDS encoding phage holin family protein, with product MTVTSHTRPAIDTRPRRLDGHHPSTGELVNRATEQLSRLLRQEVALAKAELTEKGKRAGRGGGLLGAAGALAYVGLIVLAGAATAALRLVLPLWAAALVVAVALFLVAAALAVTGRAQLRRAGSPMPERTIGSVKADVDVIKERAHR from the coding sequence GTGACCGTGACCTCGCACACGCGACCCGCAATCGACACCCGACCCCGACGACTCGACGGACACCACCCCTCCACGGGTGAACTCGTCAACCGGGCCACCGAACAGCTGTCCCGGCTGCTCCGGCAGGAGGTCGCCCTCGCCAAGGCGGAGCTGACCGAGAAGGGCAAGCGCGCCGGACGCGGCGGCGGACTGCTGGGCGCCGCGGGTGCCCTCGCCTACGTGGGACTGATCGTGCTGGCCGGCGCGGCCACCGCCGCCCTGCGGCTGGTGCTGCCCCTGTGGGCGGCGGCGCTGGTCGTCGCGGTCGCGCTCTTCCTCGTGGCCGCCGCGCTGGCCGTCACCGGGCGGGCCCAGCTGCGCCGCGCGGGCTCACCGATGCCCGAGAGGACGATCGGCAGCGTCAAGGCCGATGTCGACGTGATCAAGGAAAGGGCGCATCGATGA
- the dapA gene encoding 4-hydroxy-tetrahydrodipicolinate synthase, translated as MTSTHRRSPFGRTLCAMITPFTEEGALDRAGAGELAAHLVARGCDGLVLNGTTGESPTTTDTEKAELIAAVREAVGARVPLIAGIGTADTRHTVELARAAEKAGADAVLVVAPYYSRPPQEAVAAHFRAVADASELPVLLYDIPGRTGTRIEPETILRLCEHPRIVGVKDCSSDLLGTQKVLARTDLAYYAGCDEQNLALYAVGAAGCVSTVANAAPRHIAAVLDAFDAGDTALATRLQLRATPLIEAMMAAGLPGTVTAKALLARLGLPAGPVRAPLLPASPETTSELLAHHEELTRA; from the coding sequence ATGACGAGCACACACCGGCGGTCTCCCTTCGGCCGCACCCTCTGCGCGATGATCACCCCGTTCACCGAGGAGGGCGCGCTGGACCGGGCCGGAGCCGGGGAACTGGCCGCCCACCTGGTGGCCCGGGGCTGTGACGGTCTGGTCCTCAACGGCACCACGGGCGAGTCCCCGACCACGACGGACACCGAGAAGGCGGAGCTGATCGCGGCCGTGCGGGAGGCGGTCGGCGCACGGGTCCCGCTGATCGCGGGCATCGGCACCGCCGACACCCGGCACACCGTGGAACTGGCCCGCGCCGCCGAGAAGGCGGGCGCCGACGCCGTCCTGGTGGTGGCGCCGTACTACAGCAGGCCGCCCCAGGAGGCGGTGGCCGCCCACTTCCGCGCCGTCGCCGACGCGAGCGAACTCCCGGTGCTGCTCTACGACATCCCCGGCCGCACCGGCACCCGCATCGAGCCGGAGACGATCCTCCGCCTGTGCGAACACCCCCGGATCGTCGGCGTCAAGGACTGCTCCTCCGACCTCCTCGGCACCCAGAAGGTGCTGGCCCGCACGGACCTGGCCTACTACGCGGGCTGCGACGAACAGAACCTCGCCCTCTACGCCGTCGGCGCGGCGGGCTGCGTCAGCACCGTCGCCAACGCGGCCCCCCGGCACATCGCCGCGGTCCTCGACGCCTTCGACGCGGGCGACACCGCCCTGGCGACCCGTCTCCAGCTGCGGGCCACCCCGTTGATCGAGGCCATGATGGCCGCGGGCCTGCCCGGCACGGTCACCGCCAAGGCCCTCCTCGCCCGCCTCGGCCTCCCCGCGGGCCCGGTCCGCGCCCCGCTGCTGCCGGCCTCCCCCGAAACGACCTCCGAACTCCTCGCCCACCACGAGGAGTTGACGCGGGCCTGA
- the dapD gene encoding 2,3,4,5-tetrahydropyridine-2,6-dicarboxylate N-succinyltransferase has translation MTDTASRTTGAVAAGLATIASDGTVLDTWYPAPELVEEPGPAGTERLSAERAAELLGGGATAATGPDARRGVEVVAVRTVIASLDEKPLDAHDVYLRLHLLSHRLVKPHGLSLDGIFGHLANVAWTSLGPVAVDDVEKVRLNARAEGLHLQVTSIDKFPRMTDYVAPKGVRIADADRVRLGAHLAEGTTVMHEGFVNFNAGTLGTSMVEGRISAGVVIGDGSDIGGGASTMGTLSGGGNVIISIGERCLIGAEAGVGIALGDECVVEAGLYVTAGTRITMPDGQIVKARELNGASNILFRRNSVTGTVEARPNNAVWGGLNDILHSHN, from the coding sequence ATGACCGACACTGCTTCCCGTACCACCGGCGCCGTCGCCGCCGGTCTTGCCACCATCGCCTCCGACGGCACCGTTCTCGACACCTGGTACCCCGCGCCCGAACTGGTCGAGGAGCCGGGCCCGGCCGGCACCGAGCGGCTGTCCGCCGAGCGCGCGGCGGAGCTGCTGGGCGGCGGCGCGACCGCGGCGACCGGCCCGGACGCCCGCCGGGGCGTCGAGGTGGTCGCGGTCCGCACGGTCATCGCCTCGCTGGACGAGAAGCCGCTGGACGCGCACGACGTCTACCTGCGGCTGCACCTGCTCTCGCACCGCCTGGTCAAGCCGCACGGCCTGAGCCTGGACGGCATCTTCGGCCACCTGGCCAACGTCGCCTGGACCTCGCTCGGTCCGGTCGCCGTGGACGACGTCGAGAAGGTGCGGCTGAACGCGCGCGCCGAGGGCCTGCACCTCCAGGTCACCTCGATCGACAAGTTCCCGCGCATGACGGACTACGTCGCCCCCAAGGGCGTGCGCATCGCCGACGCCGACCGGGTCCGCCTGGGCGCGCACCTGGCCGAGGGCACCACCGTGATGCACGAGGGCTTCGTCAACTTCAACGCCGGCACGCTCGGCACGTCGATGGTCGAGGGCCGGATCTCCGCCGGTGTCGTCATCGGCGACGGTTCGGACATCGGCGGCGGCGCCTCCACCATGGGCACCCTCTCCGGCGGCGGCAACGTCATCATCTCGATCGGCGAGCGCTGCCTGATCGGCGCCGAGGCGGGCGTGGGCATCGCGCTGGGCGACGAGTGCGTGGTCGAGGCCGGTCTCTACGTCACCGCGGGCACCCGGATCACCATGCCCGACGGCCAGATCGTCAAGGCCCGCGAGCTCAACGGCGCCTCCAACATCCTCTTCCGCCGCAACTCGGTCACCGGCACGGTCGAGGCCCGCCCGAACAACGCGGTCTGGGGCGGCCTGAACGACATCCTGCACAGCCACAACTGA
- a CDS encoding TetR/AcrR family transcriptional regulator — translation MARRHDPGRRQRIIDAAIRVAARDGLAGLSHRTVAAEADVPLGSTTYHFATLDELLVAALCQANEGFAGVLDDSGVAAAPGTDLAAGLARVLGQWLGGDRPGAELEYELYLAALRRPALRPVAARWTEETVARLSARVDPVTARTLVALMDGICLQVLLTGGSYDEEYAREALGRVIGRGPGRRADGAGKDAPGT, via the coding sequence ATGGCCCGGCGCCACGACCCCGGCCGGCGGCAGCGGATCATCGACGCGGCGATCCGCGTGGCCGCCCGGGACGGCCTGGCCGGGCTGAGCCACCGCACGGTCGCCGCGGAGGCCGACGTCCCGCTCGGCTCCACCACGTACCACTTCGCCACCCTGGACGAGCTGCTGGTGGCGGCCCTGTGCCAGGCCAACGAGGGCTTCGCCGGGGTGCTGGACGACAGCGGCGTCGCGGCCGCCCCCGGCACCGACCTCGCGGCCGGGCTCGCCCGCGTCCTCGGGCAGTGGCTGGGCGGCGACCGCCCGGGCGCGGAGCTGGAGTACGAGCTGTACCTCGCCGCCCTGCGCCGCCCGGCCCTGCGCCCCGTCGCCGCCCGGTGGACCGAGGAGACGGTCGCCCGCCTGTCCGCCCGTGTCGACCCCGTGACGGCCCGCACCCTGGTCGCCCTGATGGACGGCATCTGCCTCCAGGTGCTGCTGACCGGGGGTTCCTACGACGAGGAGTACGCGCGCGAGGCGCTGGGCCGGGTGATCGGCCGGGGCCCCGGCCGCCGGGCGGACGGCGCGGGGAAGGACGCGCCCGGCACATGA
- a CDS encoding DMT family transporter produces MGYLTLAGAIAAEVCATTAMKYSHGFSRPGPSLVTALGYLVSFVLLAQTLKSVQIGTAYAIWSGVGTAAIAVLGLLLFGEGLGMAKIAGIVLIIGGVVVLNLGGASH; encoded by the coding sequence ATGGGATATCTGACGCTCGCCGGTGCCATAGCCGCCGAGGTGTGCGCGACGACGGCGATGAAGTACAGCCACGGTTTCAGCAGGCCGGGGCCCTCGCTGGTGACGGCGCTGGGGTATCTGGTCTCCTTCGTGCTGCTCGCGCAGACCCTGAAGTCCGTGCAGATCGGCACGGCGTACGCGATCTGGTCCGGGGTGGGCACCGCGGCCATCGCCGTGCTCGGGCTGCTGCTGTTCGGAGAGGGGCTGGGCATGGCCAAGATCGCCGGGATCGTGCTGATCATCGGCGGAGTGGTGGTGCTGAACCTCGGCGGGGCGAGCCACTGA
- a CDS encoding metal-sulfur cluster assembly factor: MSDTVEMKPASEEELREALMDVVDPELGIDVVNLGLIYGIHVDDSNVATVDMTLTSAACPLTDVIEDQAKSATDGIVNELRINWVWMPPWGPDKITDEGREQLRALGFNV, translated from the coding sequence ATGAGCGACACCGTCGAGATGAAGCCCGCCTCCGAGGAGGAACTCCGCGAGGCCCTGATGGACGTGGTCGACCCCGAGCTGGGCATCGACGTCGTCAACCTCGGCCTGATCTACGGCATCCACGTGGACGACTCCAACGTGGCGACCGTGGACATGACCCTGACCTCGGCGGCCTGCCCGCTGACCGACGTCATCGAGGACCAGGCCAAGTCCGCCACGGACGGCATCGTCAACGAACTCCGGATCAACTGGGTCTGGATGCCGCCGTGGGGCCCGGACAAGATCACCGACGAGGGCCGCGAGCAGCTGCGCGCCCTGGGCTTCAACGTCTGA
- the sufU gene encoding Fe-S cluster assembly sulfur transfer protein SufU, translating to MKLDSMYQEVILDHYKNPHGRGLRDGDAEVHHVNPTCGDEITLRVKYDGTKIADVSYEGQGCSISQASASVLNELLVGKDLPEAQKIQETFLELMQSKGRIEPDDAMEEVLEDAVAFAGVSKYPARVKCALLSWMAWKDATAQALGGADAERKTA from the coding sequence GTGAAGCTGGATTCGATGTACCAGGAAGTCATCCTGGACCACTACAAGAACCCCCATGGGCGTGGTCTTCGGGATGGCGACGCCGAGGTGCACCATGTGAACCCGACGTGCGGCGACGAGATCACCCTCCGTGTGAAGTACGACGGCACCAAGATCGCGGATGTCTCGTACGAGGGCCAGGGCTGCTCCATCAGCCAGGCCTCTGCGTCCGTGCTGAACGAACTCCTCGTCGGCAAGGACCTGCCCGAGGCGCAGAAGATCCAGGAGACCTTCCTGGAGCTGATGCAGTCCAAGGGCCGGATCGAGCCGGACGACGCGATGGAGGAGGTGCTGGAGGACGCCGTGGCGTTCGCCGGTGTCTCCAAGTACCCCGCGCGGGTCAAGTGCGCCCTCCTGAGCTGGATGGCGTGGAAGGACGCGACGGCCCAGGCGCTGGGTGGCGCCGACGCCGAAAGGAAGACCGCATGA
- a CDS encoding cysteine desulfurase, whose amino-acid sequence MTQLSGLLDTEAIRKDFPVLDRVVHDGRKLVYLDNAATSQKPRQVLDALNEYYERYNANVHRGVHVLAEEATALYEGARDKVAEFINAPSRDEVIFTKNASESLNLVANMLGWADEPYRVDHETEIVITEMEHHSNIVPWQLLAQRTGAKLKWFGLTEDGRLDLSNIDEIITEKTKIVSFVLVSNILGTVNPVEAIVRRAQEVGALVCVDASQAAPHMPLDVQALQADFVAFTGHKMCGPTGIGVLWGRQELLEDLPPFLGGGEMIETVSMHSSTYAPAPHKFEAGTPPIAQAVGLGAAIDYLQAIGMEKILAHEHALTQYAVERLAQVPDLRIIGPTTAEDRGAAISFTLGDIHPHDVGQVLDEQGIAVRVGHHCARPVCLRYGIPATTRASFYLYSTPAEIDALVDGLEHVRNFFG is encoded by the coding sequence GTGACACAGCTGTCGGGCCTCCTCGACACCGAGGCGATCCGCAAGGACTTCCCCGTTCTGGACCGCGTCGTCCACGACGGCCGGAAGCTCGTGTACCTGGACAACGCGGCGACGAGCCAGAAGCCGCGCCAGGTGCTGGACGCCCTCAACGAGTACTACGAGCGTTACAACGCCAACGTCCACCGCGGCGTGCACGTCCTCGCCGAGGAGGCCACGGCACTCTACGAGGGCGCGCGCGACAAGGTGGCCGAGTTCATCAACGCGCCGAGCCGCGACGAGGTGATCTTCACCAAGAACGCCTCCGAGTCGCTCAACCTCGTGGCCAACATGCTGGGCTGGGCCGACGAGCCCTACCGGGTCGACCACGAGACCGAGATCGTCATCACGGAGATGGAGCACCACTCCAACATCGTGCCGTGGCAGCTGCTGGCGCAGCGCACGGGCGCGAAGCTGAAGTGGTTCGGCCTCACCGAGGACGGCCGGCTCGACCTGTCCAACATCGACGAGATCATCACCGAGAAGACGAAGATCGTCTCCTTCGTGCTGGTCTCCAACATCCTGGGCACCGTCAACCCGGTCGAGGCGATAGTGCGCCGCGCCCAGGAGGTCGGCGCGCTGGTGTGCGTCGACGCCTCCCAGGCCGCGCCGCACATGCCGCTGGACGTGCAGGCCCTCCAGGCCGACTTCGTGGCCTTCACCGGCCACAAGATGTGCGGCCCGACCGGCATCGGCGTGCTGTGGGGCCGCCAGGAGCTGCTGGAGGACCTGCCCCCGTTCCTGGGCGGCGGCGAGATGATCGAGACCGTCTCGATGCACTCCTCGACGTACGCCCCGGCACCGCACAAGTTCGAGGCGGGCACGCCCCCGATCGCGCAGGCGGTCGGCCTGGGCGCGGCGATCGACTACCTCCAGGCCATCGGCATGGAGAAGATCCTCGCCCATGAGCACGCGCTGACCCAGTACGCGGTGGAGCGTCTGGCCCAGGTCCCGGACCTGAGGATCATCGGCCCGACCACGGCCGAGGACCGGGGCGCCGCGATCTCCTTCACACTGGGCGACATCCACCCGCACGACGTGGGCCAGGTCCTGGACGAGCAGGGCATCGCGGTCCGCGTCGGCCACCACTGCGCCCGTCCCGTCTGCCTGCGCTACGGAATTCCCGCGACCACGCGAGCGTCGTTCTATCTGTACTCCACGCCGGCCGAGATCGATGCTCTGGTCGACGGCCTGGAGCACGTACGGAACTTCTTCGGCTGA
- the sufC gene encoding Fe-S cluster assembly ATPase SufC — MATLEIRDLHVTVEADNATKEILKGVDLTVKQGETHAIMGPNGSGKSTLAYSLAGHPKYTITEGTVLLDGEDVLAMSVDERARAGLFLAMQYPVEVPGVSVSNFLRTSATAVRGEAPKLRTWVKEVKEAMERLHMDPAFAERNVNEGFSGGEKKRHEILQLELLKPKMAILDETDSGLDVDALRIVSEGVNRVRETGEVGTLLITHYTRILRYIKPDYVHVFAAGRIVESGGPELADKLENEGYEAYVKGGASA; from the coding sequence ATGGCAACGCTTGAAATCCGAGACCTGCACGTCACCGTCGAGGCCGACAACGCCACGAAGGAGATCCTCAAGGGCGTCGACCTCACCGTGAAGCAGGGCGAGACGCACGCCATCATGGGCCCCAACGGCTCCGGCAAGTCCACCCTCGCCTACTCGCTCGCGGGTCACCCGAAGTACACGATCACCGAGGGCACCGTGCTGCTCGACGGCGAGGACGTCCTGGCGATGTCCGTCGACGAGCGCGCCCGCGCCGGCCTGTTCCTGGCGATGCAGTACCCGGTCGAGGTCCCCGGCGTCTCGGTCTCCAACTTCCTGCGCACCTCCGCCACCGCCGTCCGCGGCGAGGCCCCCAAGCTGCGCACCTGGGTGAAGGAGGTCAAGGAGGCCATGGAGCGTCTCCACATGGACCCCGCCTTCGCCGAGCGCAACGTCAACGAGGGCTTCTCCGGCGGTGAGAAGAAGCGCCACGAGATCCTCCAGCTCGAACTGCTCAAGCCCAAGATGGCGATCCTGGACGAGACCGACTCCGGCCTCGACGTCGACGCCCTGCGCATCGTCTCCGAGGGCGTCAACCGCGTCCGCGAGACGGGTGAGGTCGGCACCCTGCTGATCACGCACTACACGCGCATCCTGCGCTACATCAAGCCCGACTACGTCCACGTCTTCGCGGCCGGCCGCATCGTCGAGTCCGGTGGCCCCGAGCTCGCGGACAAGCTGGAGAACGAGGGCTACGAGGCATACGTGAAGGGTGGCGCATCCGCGTGA
- a CDS encoding bifunctional 3-phenylpropionate/cinnamic acid dioxygenase ferredoxin subunit, with protein MSFQRACGLSELSEGTPKRVELDGTPVSVVRTEGEVYAIYDICSHANVSLSEGEVEDCQIECWLHGSAFDLRTGKPSGLPATRPVPVYPVKIEGDDVLVSLTQES; from the coding sequence ATGAGCTTCCAACGCGCCTGTGGGCTGAGCGAGCTGTCGGAGGGCACCCCCAAGCGGGTGGAACTCGACGGCACGCCGGTCTCGGTCGTCCGGACCGAGGGCGAGGTGTACGCGATCTACGACATCTGCTCCCACGCGAACGTCTCGCTCTCCGAGGGCGAGGTGGAGGACTGCCAGATCGAGTGCTGGCTGCACGGCTCCGCCTTCGACCTCCGCACCGGCAAGCCGTCCGGGCTGCCCGCGACGCGCCCCGTCCCCGTATACCCCGTAAAGATCGAAGGGGACGACGTTCTCGTCTCCCTCACCCAGGAGTCCTGA
- the sufD gene encoding Fe-S cluster assembly protein SufD — MAEAQNIPVGSTTAGSIAVAAESTVVSRMSAPPSYDVADFPVPHGREEEWRFTPLERLRGLHDGTAVASGDGVKVDVRAPEGVVVEHVGRDDARLRKAGVPVDRVAAQAYSAFEQASVVTVPKETVLTEPIRIAVHGQGGTAFGHQVIELGAFAEAVVVIDHTGDAVLAANVDYLLGDGAKLTVVSVQDWDDKAVHIAQHNALVGRDASFKSVVVTFGGDVVRLHPRVTYAGPGGEAELYGLYFTDAGQHQEHRLLVTHNAPHCKSNVVYKGALQGDDAHAVWIGDVLIEAKAEGTDTYEMNRNLVLTDGARVDSVPNLEIETGEIVGAGHASATGRFDDEQLFYLMARGIPEHEARRLVVRGFFAELVQQIGVTDIEERLLAKIEQELEASVA; from the coding sequence ATGGCTGAGGCCCAGAACATCCCCGTGGGGTCGACCACCGCGGGCTCGATCGCGGTCGCCGCGGAGTCGACCGTCGTCTCGCGCATGAGCGCGCCCCCCTCCTACGACGTGGCGGACTTCCCCGTCCCGCACGGCCGCGAGGAGGAATGGCGGTTCACCCCGCTGGAGCGCCTGCGCGGGCTGCACGACGGCACCGCCGTCGCCTCCGGCGACGGCGTGAAGGTCGACGTCCGGGCGCCCGAGGGCGTCGTCGTCGAGCACGTCGGGCGGGACGACGCGCGGCTGCGCAAGGCGGGCGTCCCGGTGGACCGGGTCGCCGCGCAGGCGTACTCCGCCTTCGAGCAGGCCTCGGTCGTGACCGTCCCCAAGGAGACCGTCCTCACCGAGCCGATCCGCATCGCCGTGCACGGCCAGGGCGGCACCGCCTTCGGCCACCAGGTGATCGAGCTGGGCGCCTTCGCCGAGGCCGTGGTCGTCATCGACCACACCGGTGACGCGGTGCTCGCCGCCAACGTCGACTACCTGCTCGGCGACGGCGCCAAGCTCACCGTCGTCTCCGTCCAGGACTGGGACGACAAGGCCGTTCACATCGCCCAGCACAACGCGCTGGTCGGCCGGGACGCCTCCTTCAAGTCGGTCGTCGTCACCTTCGGCGGCGACGTCGTACGCCTGCACCCGCGCGTCACCTACGCGGGCCCCGGCGGCGAGGCCGAGCTGTACGGCCTCTACTTCACCGACGCGGGCCAGCACCAGGAGCACCGCCTCCTGGTCACCCACAACGCCCCGCACTGCAAGTCGAACGTCGTCTACAAGGGCGCGCTCCAGGGCGACGACGCGCACGCGGTCTGGATCGGCGACGTGCTCATCGAGGCCAAGGCCGAGGGCACCGACACCTACGAGATGAACCGCAACCTGGTCCTCACCGACGGCGCCCGCGTCGACTCGGTGCCGAACCTGGAGATCGAGACCGGTGAGATCGTCGGCGCCGGCCACGCCTCCGCCACCGGGCGGTTCGACGACGAGCAGCTGTTCTACCTGATGGCCCGCGGCATCCCCGAGCACGAGGCCCGCCGCCTGGTGGTCCGCGGCTTCTTCGCCGAACTGGTCCAGCAGATCGGTGTCACCGACATCGAGGAGCGACTGCTCGCCAAGATCGAGCAGGAGCTGGAGGCCTCGGTCGCATGA